A window from Thiomonas sp. FB-Cd encodes these proteins:
- a CDS encoding 3-hydroxybutyrate dehydrogenase has protein sequence MQITQTSLQGKTALITGAASGIGKNMALVFAKAGCAVAVADLNQAGADATAKEIVDAGGRAVGVAMDVTNEDQVNAGFDKAVAVLGPIDILVSNAGIQIVNPIENYAFADWKKMLAIHLDGAFLTTKAALKSMYRDQRGGVVLYMGSVHSHEASKLKSAYVAAKHGLLGLARVLAKEGGPKGVRSHVICPGFVRTPLVDKQIPEQAKELGITEDQVIKNVMLKDTVDGEFTTVDDVAQTALFLAAFPTAALTGQSIIVSHGWCMQ, from the coding sequence ATGCAAATCACCCAGACCAGCCTGCAAGGCAAGACTGCCCTCATCACTGGTGCCGCCAGCGGCATCGGCAAGAACATGGCACTGGTGTTCGCCAAGGCAGGCTGCGCCGTCGCGGTGGCTGACCTGAACCAGGCCGGTGCCGATGCCACAGCCAAGGAGATTGTGGACGCTGGCGGACGGGCGGTGGGCGTTGCCATGGATGTCACCAACGAAGATCAGGTGAACGCCGGCTTCGACAAAGCCGTGGCTGTGCTTGGGCCGATCGACATTCTGGTGTCCAACGCCGGCATCCAGATCGTCAACCCGATCGAGAACTACGCCTTCGCCGACTGGAAAAAGATGCTGGCCATTCATCTTGACGGGGCCTTCCTCACAACCAAGGCGGCGCTCAAAAGCATGTATCGGGATCAACGCGGGGGGGTGGTCCTCTACATGGGCTCGGTGCACTCGCATGAGGCCTCCAAGCTCAAGAGCGCTTACGTTGCGGCCAAGCATGGTCTCTTGGGCCTGGCGCGGGTCCTGGCCAAGGAGGGCGGGCCGAAGGGCGTACGCTCGCACGTGATTTGCCCCGGCTTCGTGCGCACGCCGCTGGTCGACAAGCAGATCCCGGAGCAAGCCAAGGAGCTTGGCATCACCGAGGACCAGGTGATCAAGAACGTGATGCTCAAGGACACGGTGGATGGCGAGTTCACCACGGTGGACGATGTGGCGCAAACCGCGCTGTTTCTGGCCGCCTTCCCCACTGCGGCGCTGACGGGCCAGTCCATCATCGTCAGCCACGGCTGGTGCATGCAGTGA
- a CDS encoding patatin-like phospholipase family protein, with product MAAARTAAPVKTSGHGSTRAAASKTHGDGNNAPAVAPGDLRSQVAAYEEIALVLQGGGALGAYQAGVVQGLTDAGIHPTWVAGISIGSIHCAIIAGNPPHRRAERLREFWHRVTQPPLLPPTLWEQEPWVSMLPEEALPWMAPLQSLRALAEGQRGFFVPRPLPGVGPDQASVYDTAPLRATLEELVDFDLLNSGAVRVSVGAVNLRTGNLEYFDTTERRLGPEHFMASGALPPGFPAVRIGDDLYWDGGLVSNTPLSQVLGGHPRAHTLVFQVDLWSAAGEPPRTLADVGGRVKDIQYSSRTRAVTDVLHRAHEQRNVLRSLLERIPPEVRKHDALCAQVEEMARDKRYTVIHLIYGDKPFDGQDKDFQFGRGSMRAHWNSGLRIVERTLAHPKWFDLPGADQPFVTHDVHRERTKA from the coding sequence GTGGCCGCAGCCAGAACTGCCGCGCCTGTCAAAACGTCAGGGCACGGTTCCACGCGGGCGGCTGCCAGCAAGACCCATGGCGACGGCAACAACGCGCCGGCCGTGGCCCCCGGGGACTTGCGCTCCCAGGTAGCCGCCTACGAGGAAATCGCCCTGGTTTTGCAAGGCGGCGGCGCGCTCGGCGCCTACCAGGCCGGCGTCGTGCAAGGGCTGACGGACGCGGGCATCCATCCAACCTGGGTGGCCGGCATTTCCATTGGCTCGATCCACTGCGCCATCATCGCAGGCAACCCACCGCACCGCCGCGCCGAGCGGCTGCGCGAGTTCTGGCACAGGGTGACGCAGCCCCCCTTGTTGCCCCCCACGCTGTGGGAGCAGGAACCCTGGGTGTCGATGCTGCCCGAAGAGGCTTTGCCCTGGATGGCCCCGCTGCAAAGCCTGCGCGCGCTGGCCGAGGGACAACGGGGCTTTTTCGTCCCGCGCCCGCTGCCCGGCGTCGGGCCGGACCAAGCCAGCGTCTACGACACGGCGCCCTTGCGGGCGACGCTTGAGGAATTGGTGGATTTCGATCTGCTCAACAGTGGCGCCGTGCGCGTTTCGGTCGGCGCGGTCAACTTGCGCACGGGCAACCTCGAGTACTTCGACACCACCGAGCGGCGCCTGGGGCCCGAGCACTTCATGGCGTCCGGAGCACTGCCACCGGGCTTTCCTGCTGTGCGCATCGGTGACGATCTGTACTGGGATGGCGGGCTCGTTTCCAACACCCCGCTGTCGCAGGTCTTGGGGGGGCACCCGCGCGCGCACACCCTCGTGTTTCAGGTCGACCTGTGGAGCGCAGCCGGCGAGCCCCCGCGGACCTTGGCTGACGTGGGTGGCCGTGTGAAGGACATCCAGTACTCCAGCCGCACGCGCGCCGTCACCGACGTGCTGCATCGCGCGCACGAGCAGCGCAACGTGCTGCGCAGTCTTCTGGAGCGCATCCCGCCCGAGGTTCGCAAGCATGATGCGCTGTGCGCCCAGGTGGAAGAGATGGCGCGTGACAAGCGCTATACCGTCATTCACCTGATCTACGGTGACAAGCCCTTTGACGGCCAGGATAAGGATTTTCAATTCGGCCGTGGCAGCATGCGAGCGCATTGGAACAGCGGCTTGCGCATCGTGGAACGTACCTTGGCCCACCCAAAGTGGTTCGACCTACCGGGCGCCGACCAGCCCTTCGTGACGCACGACGTGCACCGGGAACGCACGAAAGCTTGA
- a CDS encoding ATP-dependent helicase, which produces MLNAAQDRAVSHLSGPCLVIAGAGSGKTRVITHKIARLLKAGYAPGEIAAITFTNKAAAEMRERARTLLDDRKAAKDLVIATFHALGVRMLREDGQALGLKPQFSILDMDDVASLIREAGGTTDAKLARAWQWRISQWKSALLDPQSAASQAQTPEDAQAAKVWLRYAEQLAAYQAVDFDDLMVLPLRLLQEHPDVRGRWNARLRYLLVDEYQDTSEAQYKLLKLLAGEQGRFTAVGDDDQSIYGWRGATLDNLRQLPVDYPKLEVIKLEQNYRSTNAILRAANAVIAANPKLYPKQLWSDHGEGDAVEVREADSDDDEAERIVARVQALRGGRGAKLSDIAVLYRANHQSRPIEQALRRANIPYAVSGGQSFFDRAEIKDVCAYLRLLANPDDDPAFLRAVTTPKRGIGAATLKSLGAFASQWKVSLFEALFREALPTVVGPRHAEGLREFARLMHDIEWRERTEPAGPLLRELLASIGFEAHLRETADNEREASQRWSNVGDFCDWIARKAEEDGASLKRMAQTVALITQLAERGDQQEAVALSTLHAAKGLEWQHVILAGCEEGLLPFFTEDRPLTDSALEEERRLMYVGVTRARQTLVLSHCRKRRAAGRTSRSPEPSRFLADLRAELPKTDGRAAALARIAALKARKTDVPAEAN; this is translated from the coding sequence ATGCTCAATGCCGCCCAGGACCGTGCCGTTTCGCATTTGAGCGGCCCTTGTCTGGTGATCGCCGGCGCCGGCAGTGGCAAGACGCGGGTGATCACCCACAAGATCGCTCGCTTGCTCAAGGCCGGCTATGCGCCGGGTGAGATCGCCGCGATCACGTTCACCAACAAGGCCGCAGCGGAGATGCGCGAGCGCGCCAGGACTCTGCTCGACGACCGCAAGGCGGCCAAGGACCTGGTGATTGCCACCTTTCACGCCCTGGGCGTGCGCATGCTGCGCGAGGACGGCCAGGCGCTTGGGCTCAAGCCCCAGTTTTCCATTCTGGACATGGACGACGTGGCCAGCCTCATTCGCGAAGCGGGGGGCACCACAGACGCCAAGCTCGCCCGGGCGTGGCAATGGCGGATCAGCCAGTGGAAGAGCGCCCTTCTCGACCCGCAATCCGCCGCAAGCCAGGCCCAGACGCCCGAAGACGCCCAGGCGGCCAAGGTGTGGTTGCGCTATGCGGAGCAACTGGCGGCTTACCAGGCCGTGGATTTCGACGATCTGATGGTGCTGCCGCTGCGCCTGTTGCAGGAGCATCCTGACGTGCGGGGACGCTGGAATGCGCGGCTGCGCTATTTGCTGGTGGATGAATACCAGGACACGAGCGAAGCGCAGTACAAGCTGCTCAAGTTGCTGGCTGGTGAGCAGGGACGGTTCACCGCGGTTGGCGACGACGATCAGAGTATCTATGGCTGGCGCGGCGCCACGCTCGACAACCTGCGCCAGTTGCCTGTGGACTACCCCAAGCTTGAGGTGATCAAGCTTGAGCAGAACTATCGTTCGACCAACGCCATCCTGCGCGCCGCCAATGCGGTGATTGCTGCCAATCCGAAGCTCTACCCGAAGCAGTTATGGAGCGACCACGGCGAGGGTGATGCGGTGGAGGTGCGCGAGGCCGACAGCGACGACGACGAGGCGGAGCGCATTGTGGCGCGCGTCCAGGCGCTGCGTGGCGGACGCGGTGCCAAGCTCTCCGATATTGCCGTGCTCTATCGCGCCAATCACCAGTCACGCCCGATTGAACAGGCGCTGCGGCGCGCCAACATCCCGTATGCGGTCAGCGGCGGGCAGAGCTTTTTTGACCGGGCCGAGATCAAGGATGTATGCGCCTATCTGCGCCTGCTGGCGAACCCGGACGATGATCCCGCTTTTCTGCGCGCTGTGACCACGCCCAAGCGCGGCATCGGTGCGGCCACGCTCAAGAGCCTGGGGGCTTTCGCATCCCAGTGGAAGGTATCGCTCTTCGAGGCCTTGTTTCGCGAGGCGTTGCCGACGGTCGTGGGGCCACGCCATGCCGAGGGCCTTCGCGAGTTCGCACGCCTGATGCACGATATTGAATGGCGCGAACGCACGGAGCCGGCGGGTCCCTTGCTGCGCGAACTCCTGGCCAGCATCGGTTTCGAGGCGCACCTGCGCGAGACAGCCGACAACGAGCGCGAGGCAAGCCAGCGCTGGAGCAATGTAGGTGATTTTTGTGACTGGATCGCGCGCAAAGCTGAAGAAGACGGAGCCAGCTTGAAGCGCATGGCGCAGACGGTGGCACTCATCACCCAGCTGGCCGAGCGTGGCGATCAGCAGGAGGCCGTTGCGCTATCCACGCTGCACGCAGCCAAGGGCCTGGAATGGCAGCATGTCATTTTGGCGGGCTGCGAGGAAGGCCTGCTGCCCTTCTTTACAGAAGATCGACCCCTGACGGACAGCGCTCTGGAGGAGGAGCGTCGCTTGATGTACGTTGGGGTGACCCGTGCACGCCAGACCCTGGTGCTGTCCCACTGCCGCAAGCGCCGCGCAGCTGGCCGCACCAGCCGCAGTCCCGAGCCCAGTCGCTTTCTTGCCGACTTGCGCGCCGAGCTGCCGAAGACCGATGGCCGCGCGGCAGCGTTGGCGCGTATCGCCGCACTGAAGGCACGCAAGACAGACGTGCCGGCGGAAGCCAACTGA
- a CDS encoding glutathione S-transferase family protein, protein MTLLIGNKNYSSWSMRPWVLMRHFEIPFTERTLRLGSAEFYAVLAPITPTQTVPVLMDGSLVVPDSLAIAEFMAECDGQHRVWPADATQRARARVLCASIHAGFQTLREHMPMNIEASLPGMGWSVAVQRDIDRICALWDAALQSSGGPFLFGTFGAVDAFCAPICARFRTYAPRLPDAAAAYAQRVLELPAVRQWCDDARAEHDFIAAGEPYRLQPDWT, encoded by the coding sequence CTGACTCTCCTGATCGGTAACAAGAACTATTCATCCTGGTCGATGCGACCGTGGGTGTTGATGCGCCACTTCGAGATTCCCTTTACCGAGCGCACGCTGCGCCTGGGCAGTGCGGAGTTCTATGCCGTTCTGGCGCCAATCACCCCCACGCAGACCGTGCCCGTGCTGATGGATGGCAGCCTCGTGGTGCCGGACAGCCTGGCCATCGCGGAATTCATGGCCGAGTGCGATGGGCAGCATCGCGTCTGGCCGGCGGATGCCACGCAGCGGGCGCGCGCGCGCGTGCTGTGCGCAAGCATTCACGCGGGTTTCCAGACCCTTCGCGAGCATATGCCAATGAACATCGAGGCCAGCCTGCCGGGCATGGGCTGGAGCGTTGCGGTGCAGCGCGACATCGATCGCATCTGCGCGCTTTGGGATGCCGCCCTGCAGTCCAGCGGCGGGCCATTTCTGTTCGGGACGTTTGGTGCGGTTGATGCCTTCTGCGCGCCGATCTGCGCGCGCTTTCGGACGTATGCCCCCAGGCTGCCCGACGCTGCTGCGGCCTATGCGCAGCGCGTGCTTGAGCTGCCTGCCGTACGACAGTGGTGCGACGACGCGCGTGCCGAGCACGATTTCATCGCAGCCGGCGAGCCCTACCGGTTGCAGCCCGACTGGACCTAG
- a CDS encoding complex I NDUFA9 subunit family protein → MKSIVVFGGSGFIGSRLVARLSAAGCQVLVPTRRRERAKHLLPLPTVEVVQIDTFDTATLERLLQGQQAAVNLVGILHDRTGRPYGPGFARAHVRLAQNLAAACVASGASRLVHMSALGADSNAPSMYLRSKGDGEAAIRAQQGLRWTILRPSVVFGPGDAFLNAFARVQRLLPVVPLGGADARFAPVYVGDVVQAAMHALIGPQADATIGRTYELTGPKVYTLAELVKLAGAWAGVNQGRGRPIIPLPAPIARLVALVMELAPGEPLMSRDNLDSMRVPSVAGSALPGFAPELGVAHPYSLEVIAPDYLAGRDPQTRYDQFRATAGR, encoded by the coding sequence ATGAAGAGCATCGTTGTATTCGGGGGTTCAGGTTTCATCGGCTCGCGGCTCGTCGCGCGTCTGAGCGCTGCTGGTTGCCAGGTCCTGGTGCCCACGCGCAGGCGCGAGCGTGCAAAGCACCTGCTGCCCTTGCCCACTGTCGAGGTCGTGCAGATCGACACCTTCGATACCGCCACGCTCGAGCGCCTGCTGCAGGGCCAACAGGCGGCGGTCAATCTCGTGGGTATCCTGCATGACCGAACGGGGCGCCCTTATGGCCCTGGCTTTGCCCGGGCGCATGTACGGCTGGCGCAAAACCTGGCCGCTGCCTGCGTGGCGTCGGGCGCCAGCCGGCTGGTGCACATGAGCGCGCTGGGCGCTGACAGCAACGCGCCGTCGATGTACCTGCGCTCCAAGGGCGACGGCGAGGCCGCAATTCGCGCCCAACAGGGTTTGCGCTGGACAATCTTGCGCCCTTCGGTGGTGTTCGGCCCCGGAGATGCGTTTCTCAACGCTTTCGCGCGGGTACAGCGTCTGCTGCCCGTGGTGCCGCTGGGCGGCGCTGATGCGCGTTTTGCGCCGGTGTATGTGGGCGATGTGGTGCAGGCTGCCATGCATGCATTGATCGGGCCTCAGGCTGACGCCACGATCGGCCGGACCTACGAACTCACCGGCCCCAAGGTCTACACGCTGGCCGAACTGGTCAAGCTTGCGGGCGCCTGGGCAGGGGTGAATCAGGGACGTGGCCGGCCCATCATCCCCTTGCCAGCGCCAATAGCGCGGCTCGTGGCGCTGGTGATGGAACTCGCGCCGGGCGAACCCTTGATGAGCCGTGACAACCTTGATTCCATGCGCGTGCCGAGCGTGGCTGGCAGCGCGCTGCCCGGGTTCGCGCCCGAGCTCGGCGTGGCGCATCCGTACAGCCTGGAAGTCATCGCGCCGGACTATCTTGCCGGGCGCGATCCTCAGACCCGTTACGACCAGTTCCGCGCCACGGCCGGGCGTTGA
- a CDS encoding lytic transglycosylase domain-containing protein — protein MDVAEVVVSIVPPSVRALRLRRWQGWRLVLVLTLGVLAVCGAPVRAQGVAGVVDAQSEASRPVAFDAADALIVQAWQGYKRGDPQAAQDALPQLRGNLLEPWVAYWAIQPTLSRMTEADFDAFSRAYPSTYVLDRLRDDWLLELGRRQDWEDFAQVYPDFIMRDDPQVKCYDLQRQFETQGLDTSSELLPLWTAQRAGGPGCNSAAQSLLAAGKISQRQLWTRVRRFFEDEQFKAALSFAPSLPVGAWHGIHAAATDPLRLVLDAQRQGVPRQGMQRQFLILALLRLAEQDPQQTMRLLGSGLSGLPGSDRVAVAYQAARSGAVQLLPDAALWFSQARRFDTNYRPTDSTLEWMVRAALRAHDWTLVDRASRQFTADTAQRADWTYWHATAQRELGHPIEAEALYAQIASPWSYYGQLATEGLGMKISLPASLSPPSAQDVRQQAATPGFQRALALFRLNIYQPAVREWNFSLRGLDNDAIHAAAQVACDQQVWLLCINTSERVRGGVDWSQRYAMPYREAISRAAKSSGVGEAFLFGLIRQESRFIAGIRSWVGANGLMQLMPTTARWVARKIGMGDYTPEHITQVDTNVTLGSAYLDMLLQRFDGSEAMAAAGYNAGPGRPARWRNMGVPDRPDLSGAIFAENIPIPETRDYVKHVLANATVYAALITGQPQSLKSRLGTIGPAEQQQASAAPLP, from the coding sequence ATGGATGTCGCAGAAGTGGTTGTGAGTATTGTGCCCCCGTCCGTGCGCGCACTGCGCCTGCGCCGCTGGCAAGGGTGGAGGCTTGTGCTGGTGTTGACCCTGGGCGTGCTCGCAGTGTGCGGCGCGCCGGTGCGTGCGCAAGGCGTAGCGGGCGTGGTTGATGCGCAAAGCGAGGCCTCCAGGCCTGTGGCCTTCGACGCCGCCGACGCGCTGATCGTGCAGGCTTGGCAAGGGTACAAGCGCGGCGATCCGCAGGCGGCGCAGGACGCGCTGCCGCAGTTGCGCGGCAACCTCCTCGAGCCGTGGGTCGCGTACTGGGCCATCCAGCCCACGTTATCCCGCATGACCGAGGCTGACTTCGATGCGTTCAGCCGCGCCTATCCCTCCACCTACGTGCTTGACCGCCTGCGCGACGACTGGCTGCTGGAGCTCGGTCGCAGGCAGGACTGGGAGGATTTCGCCCAGGTGTATCCAGACTTCATCATGCGTGATGACCCCCAGGTGAAGTGCTACGACCTGCAGCGTCAGTTTGAAACCCAGGGCCTCGACACGAGCAGCGAACTGCTTCCCCTGTGGACTGCGCAAAGGGCCGGCGGCCCGGGTTGCAACAGCGCGGCGCAGAGCCTCCTGGCGGCGGGGAAAATCAGTCAACGCCAGCTCTGGACGCGTGTGCGCCGGTTCTTCGAGGACGAGCAATTCAAGGCTGCGTTGAGCTTTGCACCGAGCCTCCCGGTGGGCGCATGGCACGGCATCCATGCCGCAGCCACGGATCCGCTGCGCCTGGTCCTCGATGCGCAGCGGCAGGGCGTGCCGCGCCAAGGCATGCAGCGCCAGTTCCTGATCCTGGCGCTCCTGCGGCTGGCCGAACAGGATCCGCAGCAAACCATGCGGCTGCTGGGCTCGGGTTTGTCGGGTCTTCCGGGCTCGGACCGGGTGGCGGTTGCGTATCAGGCCGCGCGCAGTGGTGCCGTGCAGTTGCTGCCCGATGCAGCCTTGTGGTTCAGCCAGGCTCGTCGCTTCGACACCAACTACCGTCCCACGGACTCCACTTTGGAGTGGATGGTGCGCGCTGCGCTGCGCGCGCACGATTGGACATTGGTGGATCGGGCCAGCCGCCAGTTCACGGCAGACACGGCCCAGCGTGCCGACTGGACCTACTGGCATGCCACGGCGCAGCGAGAGCTCGGTCATCCCATCGAGGCCGAGGCCCTGTACGCGCAGATCGCGTCACCGTGGAGCTATTACGGCCAGTTGGCCACGGAGGGGCTCGGCATGAAGATCAGTCTTCCCGCAAGCCTGTCCCCACCATCGGCGCAGGACGTGCGCCAACAGGCGGCCACCCCAGGCTTTCAGCGCGCGCTGGCGCTGTTTCGCCTCAATATCTACCAGCCAGCCGTGCGCGAGTGGAATTTTTCCCTGCGCGGGCTGGATAACGACGCGATCCATGCCGCAGCGCAAGTCGCATGCGATCAGCAGGTCTGGCTTCTATGCATCAACACGAGCGAGCGCGTCCGCGGTGGGGTGGACTGGTCGCAGCGCTACGCCATGCCGTACCGCGAAGCCATCAGCCGCGCTGCCAAGTCAAGCGGCGTAGGCGAGGCGTTCCTGTTCGGCCTGATCCGACAGGAGTCGCGTTTCATCGCCGGCATCCGCTCCTGGGTCGGGGCCAACGGCTTAATGCAGCTCATGCCAACGACCGCGCGCTGGGTGGCGCGCAAGATCGGCATGGGCGACTACACGCCCGAGCACATCACGCAGGTGGATACCAATGTGACACTCGGGTCGGCCTATCTGGACATGCTGTTGCAGCGCTTCGACGGGTCGGAGGCGATGGCTGCGGCCGGCTACAACGCAGGCCCTGGCAGACCGGCACGGTGGCGCAACATGGGGGTGCCCGATCGGCCCGATCTGTCGGGAGCCATATTCGCGGAGAACATCCCGATCCCCGAAACGCGCGACTACGTCAAGCACGTGCTGGCGAATGCCACGGTGTACGCTGCCCTCATCACCGGTCAGCCGCAATCCTTAAAATCGCGTCTCGGCACGATCGGGCCGGCCGAACAGCAGCAGGCCAGCGCCGCGCCGCTGCCGTGA
- a CDS encoding 5-formyltetrahydrofolate cyclo-ligase: MSPDSLTSLPRKDAGNDRATWRRMLIEQREQLPDKASKDALLAAALIRAVGVVQPACLGVYCATRGEFDPLPALARLAPSQPPLHLALPVVDTQARRMHFVAWAPGEALRPGPYGIAEPVDQSRRVEPDALLLPCVGFVEAGLRLGYGGGYYDRYLAGRGDVFTIGLAYDACELDDLRAEPHDHLLDMILTESGAFGLEAGRMNTLDCSPP; the protein is encoded by the coding sequence GTGAGCCCAGATTCTTTGACATCTTTACCCCGCAAAGATGCGGGAAACGATCGCGCCACATGGCGACGCATGCTGATTGAGCAACGCGAGCAACTGCCGGACAAGGCGAGCAAGGACGCGTTGCTGGCCGCCGCCCTCATTCGGGCAGTGGGGGTGGTCCAACCCGCCTGCCTGGGCGTGTACTGCGCAACCCGTGGCGAGTTCGACCCCTTGCCCGCGCTTGCCCGGCTTGCCCCCAGCCAGCCTCCATTGCACTTGGCTTTGCCCGTGGTGGACACGCAAGCCAGGCGCATGCACTTCGTTGCCTGGGCGCCGGGCGAGGCGTTACGGCCCGGGCCGTATGGCATCGCCGAACCGGTGGATCAAAGCCGCCGCGTGGAGCCCGACGCGCTACTGCTGCCTTGTGTCGGATTTGTCGAGGCCGGCTTGCGGCTGGGCTACGGCGGCGGCTATTACGACCGCTATCTGGCAGGACGTGGCGACGTCTTCACCATCGGCCTGGCCTATGACGCCTGCGAGCTCGATGATCTGCGGGCCGAACCACACGATCATCTTCTCGACATGATCCTCACGGAAAGTGGCGCGTTTGGGCTGGAAGCCGGCCGAATGAACACGCTTGACTGCTCCCCTCCCTAA
- a CDS encoding RNA-guided endonuclease TnpB family protein has product MQVKRAYRFRFYPTPEQVDALARTFGCARFAYNHMLRLRSDAWMQRQERVGYHETSAALTMLKKTPEHAWLNEVSSVPVQQALRHLNTAFSNFFAKRARYPSFKRKDGPQAAEYTTSAFRWDAGRRELRLAKMDAPLDIRWSRTLPQAAKLTTVTISRDAAGRYFASMLCDDAVASKPAVESRVGIDLGLTHFAVLSNGEKIASPKTFRKNESGLAKWQRRMARAKLGSKNRAKLKLKVAAVHAHITDARRDFLHKLSTRLISENQVIAVETLSVSNMQRNRSLAKSISDASWAEFVRQLEYKAQWYGRTLIGIDRWYPSSKRCSVCGHTRASMPLCVRTWACPECGTTHDRDINAARNVLAAGLAVSAHGEAVSPVSL; this is encoded by the coding sequence ATGCAGGTCAAGCGCGCCTATCGCTTTCGCTTCTACCCGACGCCCGAGCAAGTTGACGCACTGGCTCGAACCTTCGGGTGCGCACGCTTCGCTTACAACCACATGTTGCGACTGCGCAGCGACGCCTGGATGCAGCGCCAGGAGCGCGTGGGCTACCACGAAACCTCCGCCGCGCTGACCATGCTCAAGAAGACGCCCGAGCATGCGTGGCTGAACGAAGTCAGCAGCGTGCCCGTGCAGCAGGCGCTGCGGCACCTGAACACCGCGTTCTCGAACTTCTTCGCCAAGCGAGCCCGGTACCCGTCCTTCAAGCGCAAGGACGGGCCGCAGGCGGCCGAGTACACCACCAGCGCATTCCGGTGGGACGCGGGCCGGCGCGAGTTGCGTCTGGCGAAGATGGACGCGCCGCTGGACATCCGCTGGTCGCGCACCTTGCCACAGGCGGCCAAGCTCACGACCGTGACCATCTCCAGGGATGCGGCCGGTCGGTACTTCGCCTCGATGCTGTGCGACGACGCCGTGGCGAGCAAGCCAGCCGTCGAGTCGCGGGTCGGCATCGACCTGGGGCTCACCCACTTCGCGGTCCTCTCGAATGGCGAGAAGATCGCATCCCCGAAAACCTTTCGCAAGAACGAATCTGGACTTGCGAAATGGCAGCGCCGCATGGCGCGAGCCAAGCTCGGCTCGAAGAACCGGGCGAAGTTGAAGTTGAAAGTTGCAGCGGTGCATGCGCACATCACGGACGCGCGCAGGGACTTCCTGCACAAGCTCTCGACCCGACTGATCAGCGAAAACCAAGTGATCGCCGTCGAGACGCTGTCCGTGTCGAACATGCAGCGCAACCGCAGCCTGGCGAAATCCATCAGCGACGCCAGCTGGGCGGAGTTTGTCAGGCAGCTCGAGTACAAGGCGCAGTGGTACGGGCGCACATTGATCGGCATCGATCGCTGGTATCCATCCAGCAAGCGGTGCTCGGTGTGCGGCCACACCAGGGCCTCGATGCCGCTGTGCGTGCGCACCTGGGCTTGCCCAGAGTGTGGCACGACCCACGACCGCGACATCAACGCCGCGCGCAACGTCTTGGCCGCAGGACTTGCGGTGTCAGCCCATGGAGAGGCTGTAAGTCCCGTCTCGCTGTAA
- a CDS encoding IS110 family transposase, with the protein MDGLQVVGLDIAKLVFQMHTVDMFTGEIANVQIKRAKVLEHFANRARCLVGIEACGGAHHWARELRALGHEVRLLHARAVRPFVSGNKTDATDARAIWLAVQQPGTKFVGVKSLAQQATLTLHRQRELLMKMRVMQTNALRGLLYEFGTVFAKGSRAMLGEVEAALEALSTALPQMVADSLREQVQRIKALGEDIAAIDKRLAWQLRQDPDMRRIAEIPGVGVLTATAAIATMGDARAFGSARQFCAWLGLVPAQRGTGGKIRLQGISKRGDAYVRTLLIHGARSVLTHAKEPGPWLEQIRQRRPANVVIVAQAAKMARTIWAVTARQQDYQRGHRSVRPQAA; encoded by the coding sequence ATGGACGGCCTGCAGGTGGTGGGGCTGGACATCGCCAAGCTGGTGTTTCAGATGCACACGGTCGACATGTTCACGGGCGAGATTGCCAATGTGCAGATCAAGCGGGCCAAGGTGCTGGAGCACTTCGCCAACCGGGCGCGGTGCCTGGTCGGCATCGAGGCCTGCGGCGGGGCGCACCACTGGGCGCGCGAGCTGCGCGCGCTGGGCCATGAGGTGAGGCTGCTGCACGCCCGGGCGGTGCGGCCGTTCGTGTCGGGCAACAAGACCGATGCGACGGACGCGCGAGCGATCTGGCTGGCGGTGCAGCAGCCGGGCACCAAGTTCGTCGGAGTCAAGTCGCTGGCGCAGCAGGCCACGCTGACGCTGCATCGCCAGCGCGAGCTGCTGATGAAGATGCGCGTCATGCAGACCAACGCGCTGCGCGGATTGCTGTACGAGTTCGGCACCGTCTTCGCCAAGGGCAGCCGGGCCATGCTGGGCGAGGTCGAGGCGGCGCTGGAGGCACTCTCGACGGCGCTGCCGCAGATGGTGGCCGACAGTCTGCGCGAGCAGGTGCAAAGGATCAAGGCGCTGGGCGAGGACATCGCCGCCATCGACAAGCGTCTGGCATGGCAACTCCGCCAGGATCCGGACATGCGGCGCATTGCCGAGATCCCCGGCGTCGGGGTGCTCACCGCCACAGCGGCGATCGCCACCATGGGCGACGCCCGCGCTTTCGGCTCGGCGCGCCAGTTCTGCGCCTGGCTGGGCCTGGTGCCCGCACAGCGAGGCACGGGCGGCAAGATCCGCCTGCAGGGCATCTCCAAACGCGGCGACGCCTACGTGCGAACGCTGTTGATCCACGGCGCGCGATCCGTGCTCACGCACGCCAAGGAACCGGGGCCATGGTTGGAGCAGATCCGGCAGCGGCGCCCGGCCAACGTGGTCATCGTGGCCCAGGCGGCCAAGATGGCGCGGACGATCTGGGCCGTCACGGCCAGACAACAGGATTACCAGAGGGGCCACCGCAGCGTGCGGCCGCAAGCGGCCTGA